The genomic window GGCAGCGCAATTTTTGAAACCCCATCTGAAGTCTTTGCACAAGAtagatgggatgaaaggTTCAGTTGAtagttgaagatggtgacGCTGATGAAGTGTGGGGGTTAGCCTTGTGCCACATGCAGGAGCAGGGATAAGCCACAGTTGAGCCGCTCCACTTTCTGACCTCACTCAAACCGTCCAAAGTTTATCGCTGCTAGCTATCGGGCCAAGAAATATCAACGAGGTCGTCAGCCATCTGCCATTGTTGCGCCGGGGAAAAGGACAGCAATAATGGCAGACTCACCACGCTCGCCCAAGAGGCGGCGTATTCTCGCCTCAATCAACCGCCCAGATCACGATGCCGGCAGCGATAGCGATGAATACGGCCCAAGACCAGCAGGCCAACCAAGCAAGACGCATCGCGATATGCCCCGCCATaaatcaacccctccaggcGAGGAACCACCAGACGCCAAAGATGAACCGCATCAGTCAGAGAAACAGGACGATCCTATGCCTACAGATGGCTCAAACCAAACCCCAGAAGCAGACGGCAACTCTACGAAGCCGAAACCCACCAAATTCCGCTTCAAATCCAAgtcctcccgctcccgccgaGATCGCGATAAAGACAGGGAGGAAAGGGATCTCGACAGAGACAAACACAGATCCAGCTCCAGAGACCGCACCTCCTCGCaatcccaccgccaccgtcaCAGGtcctgctccccctccgacAAACACCGCCGCTCCtcccaccgtcaccaccaccaccaccaccgctcctcccgccgccgccggtccccctccccccaacaacccgaTCCCTTTGCCCCGGACCCTCTAGATCCAGAAACCGCCTTCCGCGAATCCCTCTTCGACGCCATggccgacgacgaaggcGCCGCATACTGGGAAGCCATCTACGGCCAGCCAATCCACATTTATTCCAACCCCGAACATGTCAACCCCGCCACCGGCCACCTAGAAAAGATGACAGACGAGGAATACGCCGAGTATGTCCGTCAGAAGATGTGGGAGAAGACCCATGCTGGCCTGTTGGAAGAACGGGAGAAGcgcaaaaagcaaaaagaggaacaggccaagaaggatgaagaaagaaggaggatagaaaaagaaatggaGAGGAGTTTTATacgaggggaggagaggcggTTGAAACGGTcatggaggacgaggttTGAGAGCTATCTGCAGAAatgggaggagtgggttAAAGATGCTGCGCCGGGGGCGGAGAAGATTCCTTGGCCGATTGGAgtggagagggatgaggaggggggttttagggcgggggaggtgaggacCTTTTTTGTGAATgggctggggctggaggagattggggagaaggagtttgTGGCtaggttgaaggaggagagggtgaggtggcaTCCGGATAAGATACAGCAgcggttgttgggggggtcGGGGACGGTGGATAAGGGGGTTATGAGGGATGTCACGGCGGTTTTTCAGGTTGTGGATGGGTTGTGGGgggagctgaggaggaaTATGGGGAAGTGACATTATGTTATGGCATGGCGATAGGCGTTTTTGGGCTATTATACCGGTTATGAGGTGTTGAAGACTTAATGATCAAGGTTGTTAATGATACCATAGGGGTGTTAGATTATGACAATAGAGATTGGGAGGTGCAGGAAGGAAGTTGTGAGATTGTACCATCGAATTGATACTGTGTTAGTGTTAGACAGTGGGGAACGAGCAAAAAGCAGAAATGTGAGAGGCCATAGGATTCGTTgacaaaaaagaaatagaAACGAAAAAGGGCtaaaaacatacaacaccagggattccccagtggtcacccacctggGTACTGGTCTGGCCCTTGGCAGGTTATCGAGCGGAGAacggacgggatcccgagtTTTCTGCCAggtatggtcgtatgtgatagTTGTAGTTGATTTTGGAGCTTATGTAGCAAACAATGACTAATCATGGCATATATGCGCGCTTTGGACTTAAGGTGTATTGGCGGCAGGGCAAGTAACACATGCAGCTCCTGCTCTCGTGTGAAGTGTTGGAAATACTTATCATGTCGGCTTATATCTTTGAGGGAACTGTTGTTGACTACCTGTTATCTACTTTGAAAGGCTTTCTCACCAAGGTATCCTTCACTGCCATCCGTCTGTGTGTTTAtcttgctttttcttttcttctggTGATTCAAGCAGTACCTGCCTCTTGCCAAACGTCGAGGTTTCTGTAGGCAGGTATACTACCTAACTTGACCTCGCTACCTCCTTCTGCTGTGACCTGTGGGAATGTCTACTCAGGTGCAGTGCAAGTAAACAAGCATAAAGCACCCGGACAAACCCACTAAATTTGCTGACAGTCCATGTCTCACCTTTTCTgtctccccccccccgggTTCCGTAATTTTCCAGATGTTTCTCATGTGTCAAATGTCTCCGATTTTCTTTATTCTCCGGTCCGGTGTCTGTGTGTTTGTTCTGTTGTATCCGGGTCTGAGACCCTTTATGCATCATGCCGAATTCCAGAGGTACCCAACTTAGGATTGTGGGAGCACATTCACAGGACACAACAGTCAACTGTGCTTATACCACCTAGCAATTGACGGGAGGCAGTTTGATTGCGTTGGTACTGTTGTGACATATACTGAGGGACGATCCCCTCGTAAATATATTAGGTTGAGAGGGAAACATTTGTCTCactttgttttgttttgtctaaCAACCGAGAGTCAATGACGTACAATAATCAGCTGTCTGCGGCCGCCCCAAGGGTTCTGAGATGCCCTGCATCATCCCTCATCTGGACTTTCACATTTCATCTGATTCAAGCCGACGAAGCCGTGTGATTCAAGTGAAATCTGTATTTGGTATAAAGACTAAAAATCATGGCACAGTTGTaacaaaaaacaacaaaaaaagtaaCCCTAGTACCAGGATCCAGATTCATACAAAGAACCTTAAACCAAGTAAACCAGATATCATTGAacacaaaaagaaataccCGTCAATTAATTGCTCATGCTAGCAAACCCCTCATTCCCAGATCCCTCCAAATTTCCAAAGCGatcttgttgctgtgttCTGTCCAGCACCTGTCCATTATTGAAACCTGCCAGCATtgaacccccctcccctccccaccgcccaaaccccaaaagcATTAATGTTGTTACAGAAGGCTCCATCCATGTACACCGTAAATCGCTTTGACTGATTTAAAAATTGGCCAAGAGGgcggcaccaccaaagaGGGCACCCATGGCGACAGCGGCCGTCTGTTGAGGGCCGGCGTTGGTGGCAGAGCTGGAGGCAGACCCGGCAGCCTCGGTGGCGGAGCTGACACGGGAAgcgacggtggaggtgtaGCCGGCCAGCTCCGAGGTGAGGGAATCTCTGTCGGCGCCGGTGGCAGTGGCGATGGCAgagctgaagctggagagCACAGAGTCGgcgctggtgctgatggagTTGAGCTCTGACTCGGCAGAGGTGCTCACCGACTCAAGGGCAGAGCTGACGACGGAGGAGACAGAGGCCGCGCTGGAAGCAATGGACGAGAGAGCGGCGGTGTCTGTGGGGTCGatgctggtggtgtcgacaacggtggtggtgtcttgggCCTAATGCCAGGTGTGTTAGCACTGCGTACATGATGCATAGGAGACGCGTGGTCAGGCACATACAGCAACAAGGGCAGCAAAGCCGGCGAGGATAGGAGCGAAACGCATGTTGGCGGTTGTGAAGGGTTGGTGATCAAAGTGTTGGTTAGGCTTTTTGCGAGGTAAAGCGACAAAAGACAGCAACTCGACAGAATGAGGGATAGCAGGATGAGGCAGACGGGTGAATTGTGGGATGGAAAGTCCTAGTGAGGTCAGATGCTCAGAGGACCTACTTATATGTGTCTCTCGCATGACCCGAGACGTACGCGGCGTACCGTACATGCATCTCGATCGGCCGCCAGCCAGCTGCAGGTCCCTTTGTCATAGAGTTTGGGTTTGACCGAGCCTTTACCGATCAACCTTGGGATGGAATGCGTGTGGGCTCGGTAACCCAGCAACCCGCCGCTACGTCTGTGGTGCGGCGATCCAGACCAGACACTGTCTTGGCCATTGGCACATGCAGGGCACATCACTGTGCGCAATGGGGCGCTAGGGATACGCAAGCCCCGTGGCCGGACGGGCGTCCACCAGGTCCGTCGTGGGTAGCCCGTTGTACCGAATATCCACCGTTGCTCTGCCGTGCGACCAAGGCGATGGGACGGGATAGCTTGGACTGCCCTTGAGTAATGTCATCATTGCGGGGAGCTTTCGGTTTCAAGGTCCGTCACCGGCCGTCTTTTCTTGTCCTGTCGTGGCTACGGGATGTGTGTCTCCCTGTCGGAGAATCCGCATCATGGCGCTGTACGCAATCCTAGCTTGGAAATGCGGGTGATGCTTGAGATGGAAGATTCTCCTGAAATCTTGGTTCGGTAGTGCAGAGGTGCGGGTGATGTTCCCAGATTTCCCTGctttgtcgtcgtcggctcCGTCTTTGCTCCACCCATCCCCGGCAGTCTCAGCCGTGCCGCCCAGGAGGCAGGGGTCCCAACTTTATTTTGACccctcatccatctccacACCAGCTCGTCAACGTTTCCACCTTTGCCGTCAATTCCGTTCACTTCATCCATGATGTCACCGCGATGGTATCAAAGTTGGGGAGATATTAGTTCATATTTTTCTTCTTGAGAATTCGATCTGCTCTGCAGCCATCCAGCTCGCGTATGGCAACGCCTCAACAAAGTGGAAACGCAGGCAAGGGGTCATCGCACAGTCCATTGTGAGCCAATGAGTTGGAAAATTCCGGCTAGCTGCTGGCTATGTAAGTGTAGTGTAGCATAGACGCATGGCGGTGTTGCCTGTGCGGTCCGAGCTATTCATCAAGCTCAGACTTCTCGGTATGGCGAAATGCCCTTCTTGAGTTCTTGAACAATCT from Podospora pseudoanserina strain CBS 124.78 chromosome 7 map unlocalized CBS124.78p_7.2, whole genome shotgun sequence includes these protein-coding regions:
- a CDS encoding uncharacterized protein (EggNog:ENOG503P8EM) → MYGTPRTSRVMRETHISRSSEHLTSLGLSIPQFTRLPHPAIPHSVELLSFVALPRKKPNQHFDHQPFTTANMRFAPILAGFAALVAAQDTTTVVDTTSIDPTDTAALSSIASSAASVSSVVSSALESVSTSAESELNSISTSADSVLSSFSSAIATATGADRDSLTSELAGYTSTVASRVSSATEAAGSASSSATNAGPQQTAAVAMGALFGGAALLANF
- a CDS encoding uncharacterized protein (EggNog:ENOG503P1SR); protein product: MADSPRSPKRRRILASINRPDHDAGSDSDEYGPRPAGQPSKTHRDMPRHKSTPPGEEPPDAKDEPHQSEKQDDPMPTDGSNQTPEADGNSTKPKPTKFRFKSKSSRSRRDRDKDREERDLDRDKHRSSSRDRTSSQSHRHRHRSCSPSDKHRRSSHRHHHHHHRSSRRRRSPSPQQPDPFAPDPLDPETAFRESLFDAMADDEGAAYWEAIYGQPIHIYSNPEHVNPATGHLEKMTDEEYAEYVRQKMWEKTHAGLLEEREKRKKQKEEQAKKDEERRRIEKEMERSFIRGEERRLKRSWRTRFESYLQKWEEWVKDAAPGAEKIPWPIGVERDEEGGFRAGEVRTFFVNGLGLEEIGEKEFVARLKEERVRWHPDKIQQRLLGGSGTVDKGVMRDVTAVFQVVDGLWGELRRNMGK